Proteins found in one Miscanthus floridulus cultivar M001 chromosome 4, ASM1932011v1, whole genome shotgun sequence genomic segment:
- the LOC136548838 gene encoding serine/arginine-rich splicing factor SR45-like, producing the protein MRPGSPSHTDKQPPRTPLPANAAPHRRSQPSPRRRSPKPARPRAERRPPLPVRRACGRPRARQPPGRRRAPRAAAPPHPAPRAGARPHAYVWLSVASSPTPAHQRRRVEEGRRRRGEEARRRRRRGRRGGGGGGGGGGVGPTPGARQRRAHRSRVEVPVAVPVCLHHVASPLHRSTTAPLA; encoded by the exons ATGCGGCCGGGCAGTCCAAGCCACACAGACAAACAACCCCCGCGCACGCCGCTCCCGGCAAACGCCGCCCCACATCGCCGCTCCCAGCCATCCCCACGCCGCCGCTCGCCAAAGCCGGCCCGCCCCCGCGCCGAgcgccgccctcccctccccgtgcGCCGCGCCTGCGGCCGCCCTCGCGCCCGCCAGCCAccaggccgccgccgcgcgccgcgcgccgcAGCCCCTCCCCACCCCGCGCCACGCGCCGGCGCCCGCCCCCATGCCTACGTGTGGCTGAGCGTGGCCAGCTCGCCCACGCCAGCCCACCAACGCCGacgggtggaggaggggaggaggaggaggggggaggaggcgaggaggaggaggaggagggggaggaggggaggaggaggaggtggaggaggaggaggagtcggccctacccccggcgcccgccAG agaagagcccatcggagCCGAGTCGAagttcccgtcgccgtgccggtctgcctgcaccacgtcgcctcgccactgcaccgatccaccacggccccgctagcctga